The sequence below is a genomic window from Acidimicrobiales bacterium.
CGGAGGTGTCGATGTACACGTTCGGGTACTTGGTCGCCACCGCGACCATCTCCGTTGTCCACGGGTAGCCGATGTGCCCACCGACGATGACCAGGTCGGGAAACTCGAGGGCGACGTCATCCAGGTAGGGGATGGGCCGACCGGTCTCCGAGGTGCGCAATGGCCCGGTGTGGCCGACCTGGGTGCAGAACGGGATCCCCAGCTCTACGCACTCCGTGTAGAGCGGGTAGTAGCGCCGGTCGTTCGGCGGAAGCCCCCACAGCCAGGGCACGATCCGCAGCGCCCGGAAGCCGAGGTCGTGCACTGCTCGCCGCAGCTCCCGCACGGCCGCGACCGGCTGGCGGAGATCGACGGAGGCAACGCCGACGAACCGGTCGGGATAGCGAGCGATGAAGCTGGCCACCTCGTCGTTGGTGATGAGCGGGCCGTCCGGCCCGTACCAGGCCGAGATGAGGCCGCGCTCCACCGAGCCCTGCTCCATCGCCGCCACGGTCAGCTCGAGCGGAAGATCCTCGACGGGGATCTCGGTTCCCGACCACCGTCGCAGCGACTCGAACATGTCATGGGCCAGGAAGCGGGCCGTCGGGTGCTGCATCCAGGCGTCGATCACCGCAGCCGCAGGCATGACCGCCATGGTCTCACCCCGCGGCCACGTCGGGCATGCTGACGACCACCACCGTGGCCTCGGCGTGCTCGAGCACGTGCTCCACGGTGTGACCGAGGAAGGGGCGGCCCTCGAGGCGGCGGGCAGTGGCGCCGACCACGACGAGATCGGCATCGGTGGCGCCAGCGGTGTCGATGACCTCCTCACCGATCGACAGCCCGCTGCGAACGGTCGTGGACGCCGGAACGTCGTGCTCGTCCGCCATGGCGACGGCGTGCTCGAGCACCCCGACAGCTGCCCTCGACTGTGTCCGGCCCGAATCGCCGTGAGCCTTTGGAGGCGACCACGAGGCCTCGGCCGCCCCGTCGGCGTCGGCCAGGTCCGGCTCCGGTCGGGTCACCACGTGGACCAGGGTGACCTCGCTT
It includes:
- a CDS encoding amidohydrolase family protein gives rise to the protein MAVMPAAAVIDAWMQHPTARFLAHDMFESLRRWSGTEIPVEDLPLELTVAAMEQGSVERGLISAWYGPDGPLITNDEVASFIARYPDRFVGVASVDLRQPVAAVRELRRAVHDLGFRALRIVPWLWGLPPNDRRYYPLYTECVELGIPFCTQVGHTGPLRTSETGRPIPYLDDVALEFPDLVIVGGHIGYPWTTEMVAVATKYPNVYIDTSAYVAHRYPPELVDYLRGHGRRKVLFGSNYPMISPERALAKLDTLGLDDEATELFLSGNARRVFGL